The DNA region GAGTGAAATGAATTGTTTCATTAATTAATCGCGCTTTTTTgagaaagcattattttaaaaccgCTACAGTTGAAGCGTGGTTCATATCACCGCTTTACTCAAACACTTGCTTATGGAAAAAACTGTATTAGGGAGGGTCATACTAATGCACTCATCAATATAAATGATAAGAACATGCGAGCTTGTGATAAACTTCAGTAACTTCTTATCATCACTAAAGCTTAGAGACAAAGAGACTGAATTTATTCAGACACATTAATatcatcacatttaaaatgtttgtgcgttacactttttttaaattttagtctacattatattttggtctgcacacaacattacaattgtaacattttgaaatatgaaataaagtgaatttatttttttttttatatatatatatatatatatatatatatatatttttttttttacaaaatgttatatatatatatatatatatatatatatatatatatatgtatatataatgaataaatatattcataaatatatttatttattcatagatttaatttatatttgctttGCTTAGTTAACACAAATAATCgataaaagtacaattaaatcataaattacccaaattaaattacataaatgtataaacctATTtctaatgtttaaatgaatttatgtatttatgtatttaattgatttatatatatatatacacacacatatatatatatatatatatatatatatatatataaaagtattttgtttacataataaatgtaaatgtgtgtgtactgcgtatttctattatttatatataaatactgattgcacacatacatgtacatacctaagaaaaatatgtaatgtttataaatcaaatatatttatattatacgacaaaaataaataataaataaataataaatataaattgatatacaagtatatgcaaaaataaattgattttctctatatttctctaaattctataaatgtagCAAATAATTTCAGTTTAAGCCGTGACTAAAAGTATTACCAACCATGGCATGTCATTAAAATTATGCAATAATCACGTTAGCTTTGTCAGATGAATAACAAACACGGACCTGCCTACACAGACAGCATTTACAGCCGTCATAACAAGTTGCCTACACAGTAAGCTGCATGTGTAAGCTGTATTTTTAGGCATTATACAGAGCTGACTACTTAACAGGCAGAACTTTGCCCATCGTTTTAAGACAAGCTGCCTTGTTTCAAGGAGCGAGCTAACCAAGCACGTTTTTTGTGCGTTATATGGAGCGCACTGCCTAGACAGGTAGCTTTCTAGACATTTAAGCAAGCTCCCTAGCTTAGTAGGTGCTCAAGCAGCATTTTTAAACCTCATAATTGCGTCCACTACCTAGACAGCGTGGCCGCGTGCTGCCTAACTAGTTATCATTGAGCTGCCAACCTAGACAGCACGGCTTCGTAGCGCCCTGCCTACTTCAGCATCACACCGAGATGTCTACTACCTAGGCGGCATTTCTGGGCTTCGCGTCCAAAAGGTGCACACCTGTGACTGCGAGGTGACTATGTAGGCAGCTGGGGAAATTTAAGACACAACTATTGATGATAAACCGCTCCTCGGTGACCGACCTGCTCTTTTCGCTTCTGCCAACGGCCGCAGGGGCTCTCCTCCACGATCTCGCTCTCATCCTcgctctcctcctccttctcctcggATCCAGAGTTTCTCTCCGGGACTGACATAGTCATTATATGTCGCCGCCGCCGCGAAGGAAACACCTGAAGACGGCGTTGAAACGACGCGCCGCTTCGTGGACGTGCGCGCGGGATGACTCGACGTTCAGGACGCCGCGGTCCAGGGACATTATTTTCTGTCAGCCGCAACTGACGTCGGTCTCTTTTGAATTCCGGTGAAATGCAGAGGAAATCACACGCCGCTTTCTACGCTGAAAAGAAAGGAGCTGAATGGGAGccgttaaaaataaaatgtcctcTCATTCAGCAGTTTACCGCTTTAAAACGACACACACAACGAGCGCAACTGTTGGCTCAGAAATTACCGTAAAGACTGGATAAAGAACGACTACACAACATACATAAGCAAACCGTGTtcacacaattatatatatcaCTTTCAAAGCTCTGCTATTTTGTCAGCAACACATCAAGATGAgctttgttgaaaaaaaataattttatatgaattttaaataaattatatatatatatatatatatatatatatatacacacatatatatatatatacatatatgtatatatatatatatatatatatatatatatatatatatatatatatatatatatatatatatatatatatatatatatatatatatgtgtgtgtatatatatatatatatatatatatatatatatgtgtgtatatatatatatatatatatatatatatatatatatatatatatatgtgtatatatatatatatatatatatatatatatatatatatatatatatatatatatatatatatatatatatatatatatatatatatatatatatatatatatatatatatatatatatatatatatatatatatatatatatatatatatatatatatatatatatatatatatatatatatatatatatatatatatatatatatatatatatatatatatatatatatatatatatatatatatatatatatatatatatatatatatatatatatatatatatatatatatatatatatatatatatgtatatatatatatatatatatatgtatatatatatatatatatatgtatatatatatatatgtgtatatatatatatatatatatatatatatatatatatatataaagttacaaATAATGACTGGATATTAATGAGGACTCTGgtaacatacatatatatacataaatatatatataaataatttattttactatatttgttcatttttatcaaTATCGGACAGAAATTTTGGGCAGTTTTGAATATAAATCTTCAGTTCAATTTTCAAAATTATGCAATAAGTGTGCCTTCAATACCtaattatatgatatttttcattcaaatacatCTTTAGCAGGATAACAGGGAAGCAAAGTGCCTTTTTTATGCACTCTTCTTCATCTCATGTCAACGTTTGTTTGTCCACTGAGAGGTAGAGTTAAAACCAAGCGAAATCCCAGCATGGTCACCTGATATCTgtaaagtcacacaggtttgcaGACAGGTGCTGTCCATGGTTCTGATCAACCGCTGCCAGAGATTCATTGTTGTTACATTTCCTAATAAAATTCATGCCATTCTATACAAGAACAGCATAAAGATGCACACACAAACTAATATGTTAAATACCAATACATTTATATCTAGTATTTTAGCCCTTTTGTCAGGTAACTTAAAAACATTCCCTCCAGTTCTTTTCTAATCAGACTTGAGGGCACTAATAATGCAGCAGCACACACAAACCTAGTTTCTAAACCGGCATCTAGAGCACAGAATGACCCCAAAGAGAGACAAACCCTCAATGATGCCAGCACACGGCTACAAAAGAGCAACAGTTCAGCCGAAGGGTAAACAAATTCCTTGCTAAAAATTGCTCTTGTTATCgttacatttcataaatgatgATCTGAGCTGTCAGAGCACTTCAGGGTCGAAGCGGTCTCCTCTCATTAGCGCTAACGAAGCGCTGGAAGATGAGGTTCGTCTTTGAATAAAGCCAGAATTTGGCCTCAACTAGCCAGCTATTGGCGGCGATGCTCAAAAGCAATATTTTGTCtgcttttttactttaaaatcagCTTCGTTCAACAATCTGGCGATCATTAGCTACGTATAAAGCAGATCATGTCTTTGTGATAACGTTAAAAACAACAGCCACTCTGATTAGTGAATGAGAGATGCAAGGCATTGAAAATAATTaccattttaatgaataaacgATGTTAAACAAACAGCGATACTCATAATATCTGACACTAGTTTTACGTGCACAGAGAAGATACGAAAGAACAGTGCAAAGGTATTCTACCtattaatgaatttataaaattattaacagTAACATTAAGCATGCGTGATCATTTAATCCGCTATGGATTTTTTGACGCCAGGAGAGATGGAGATCCATTAGCGTAGCTCATTGCACTGCAGTGTTCAGCTCTGCTTTTCAACAAGTCCTGAAACGAAAACAACAGTTAATGTTCCGTCGTTCATACAGGTTGaagacaaatattaaatacaactcAAAATTCAACTGTGAAAATAAGCATTTTCATCGTTTCAGGGCAGTTTTGTTACGAGAGCACAGAAGGAATAATTAAAtcagcaaattaaataaaagtgaattattATCGTTTTAGGGCAGTTTTGTTATAAGAGCAAAtaagaacatttaatttaaaataaatacataataaaataacacaaaataacaaaataacaataaaataaaataataaaataactttttttcagtaggtcagataaaataacacaaaacaacaaaataaaaaaaaaataaaattaaaatgttttttttttctttttcctaaaTGATGGACAGTaggtcaaataaaataacaaaacaacaaaataaaataaaattaaattaaaatgtttttttctttttcctaaaTGATGGACAGTaggtcaaataaaataacaaaataataaaataaaataaaataaaataaaatgttttattctttttcctAAATGATGGACAGTaggtcaaataaaataacacaaaataaaataacacaaaataagaaaataaaataacaaaatgaaataaaatatttttgtttttcctaaaTGATGGACAGTAGGTCAGATTTTCCTCCACTGAATAGAGCTGTGGGATGATAGGTCTGATTTCCTGGAAAAGACATTACAATATTGCACAACACTGTTTCTTTGAAAACAGGACCATTTAATCAAATGTGCCTAAATTCAGTTTCTCTTTGCTGCTTTAATAACACTAAAAagaaagatgtttaaaaaaaaaaaattcccatttAGCTAGTTTCAAAGCTAGGCTAAAGAATACCCAAGGATATAGCACGAGATAGAAAAGCTCTTGTTCAAAAGCTCACTTCAAACACATCAACAACAACCACAAGTCCAACAGTTCACAGCCTGTCGGCGGTGTTTACTTAGAAAGAAATGGCTCTACGTGATGAATGACCTGCGTGAGCTGCGGTTTGTGAATACAGTGAACGTAAGGCAGCGGGTCTCTCTGGATCTCTCCATCGTGAATCTTATAGCAGATGCCACAGTCAATCAGAGGCTACCAACAGAAAAATCAGACACATTATCAATCAcactgcatttgcattttagaGCTGCATCATGCATTTTCGTGTAAAGAAGCAATGCGACGGCGTGAAGTGTGTTTCAAGCTAGGGAATCCCGTGGCTACTTACTCGGTCGTGCCTGAAAGCACATTGAGTCGGGTTCGCAGCTCCTTTAGGGCACCTGGTTGCTTTGAGGTAAAAGTGATGGAAGAGATAACTAACGCCAAACCCACCCTACAATAAACCAGATTATGAGACGAAATGAGTTGAGAGCACAAAAAAGGATGATAAATCACACTTCAGCCCAGCTCTTCGTTTGAATGTTTCTGTGACTCATATGAATATCACCAAATTAAAAGGCCTTTGACGTAACCCTCATCTCGTAATCCAGCCATGTTGACCCGATTATGTTTTTGCATTGGACTAAAATTTACCGGCTATGCTCACACATGAGCATTTTATGATGTtcgttaataaaaaaatgacctgGCCTTTTAAATGATGCTTGTACATCGGAGTTTTTGAGTGATCGCACACAATGGGggtttaagacatttttaattaggCCACGATCAATCAGAAAGAAACCAACTCAACGAAAGAGATTGAACCCAAAATGTGGCGACGATGTCAACAATAGGAGATttacaaactttatttattttttttttaaaaaaaggctggTCATCATTGAACAGGAAcatcaaaaaagttttttcggCACAGCGTAAGTGTTAacgtacaaaaaaataaacaaatgctttttagataaagtaaattaatatgaaaagttgcaaaaagaaagcaagtTTAAGAAAAGATACTTACATCAATGGCAGATTTGTCCAAACTcttgaagaagagaaaaacGCTTTTAATTGCCTCGTATGAGTTGACTCGTTCTACGGCCATTTCAACGCCTTTTCTGTAGTTGTCGGGAAGCTTGCCGAGATCCTGCTGAGCCTCTGTTATGTCCAGAAAGACTCCGGCGCTGACCAGGACGAGGAACAGAAACGCAGCCATCTCTGCGCAATCCAGAAAAATCGGTTTATCTTTAGGTTAGGAAGTCGAAAAGCCCAAAACGTCAGAGGAATGTAAGCAGCGGTGGACGTGTCGAGTCTGAAGCGGCGCGCATGAGGGAGCCACAGAAAAGAGGGAGGGATTGTGCAATCCTGGGATGTTTTTGTGGGGTGAGCCCTCTGTGTTTTTGCTTTCAAGTACAGAGGGAACGTGAAATCATACGGTCCGAGTGACTGGACTGCCATCCAGCGGagcacacacactaaaaacTAAGGATTCGGGCTTAACTGCTGAGGAAAAATGCTATTACGCGGGACAGAATCTTTAAAGAATACGCTATCTTGAGTTTCACGACAAACATAACCTAAATACAAGTCAGTGAACT from Puntigrus tetrazona isolate hp1 chromosome 24, ASM1883169v1, whole genome shotgun sequence includes:
- the zgc:195173 gene encoding uncharacterized protein zgc:195173, with the translated sequence MAAFLFLVLVSAGVFLDITEAQQDLGKLPDNYRKGVEMAVERVNSYEAIKSVFLFFKSLDKSAIDGGFGVSYLFHHFYLKATRCPKGAANPTQCAFRHDRPLIDCGICYKIHDGEIQRDPLPYVHCIHKPQLTQDLLKSRAEHCSAMSYANGSPSLLASKNP